A genomic segment from Fuerstiella sp. encodes:
- a CDS encoding S9 family peptidase, which yields MKRIHLNSQPGVVVLTVLILLNGHTASASDRKPITWNNVYGLDRIVIRDPAPRDFVWLDTMTLLRLETVWEKVNAVTGKAAPLYDAKRLRQQLLAGGIPDEDADEIADGNWTLHDAARRICVLQTDRRLTLAGLDGEHIRIVNGLPKQIELLTLSPVGNACAFVSGNDLWSANFETGNVLRLTQDSGPDIRNGKADWVYFEEILKRTWKAFRFSPDGQSLLFQQFDDTSVPNFSIIDHTNPVQNIETEHFPVAGQCNPMVRLGIVSVNGGSVSWVKSPLHDSSTLITHFGWYPDSSHVYWYVQNRRQTWLDLVRTSTSTGSSNTLLREQTSGWVEQPGDLHFLSDHSFLMLSERSGWRHIERISADAATRQPLTSGPWDVTGIHAVNESKNQVIVTGTRRSPIADDLYRVDLDGGSLLRLSQEPGHHTVSVNPSGSLLIDSWSSHSQRRSVVLRNSAGHVVRQIHRATPPDEWTEFEFGNVGIEDVPLADQTSAAAIVVSPPDFNKSRAHPVWIRIYGGPRSPQVSDTWHARLDDHLLAGHGIVVIRFDPRTAGGHGAAGAWKAYGQLGVEETRDVESVCEWLATQSWADQNRIGMSGHSYGGFLTSYVMTHSNCLTAGIAGSPVTNWANYDTIYTERYMGTPQENPHGYRRSSVVAAAGNLHGRLLLAHGLQDDNVHPANTFQLVQALQNANRTFDLMVYPRARHGIHDQHFETLKYNFILESLGIFPLPP from the coding sequence GTGAAACGAATCCACCTGAATTCACAACCTGGTGTGGTCGTGCTGACCGTTCTGATCCTGCTCAATGGTCACACCGCATCTGCCAGTGATCGAAAACCAATCACCTGGAACAATGTTTACGGACTCGACCGGATCGTCATTCGAGACCCGGCTCCTCGCGATTTCGTTTGGCTGGACACGATGACTCTGCTGCGGTTGGAGACAGTTTGGGAAAAAGTCAATGCCGTTACGGGAAAAGCAGCACCTTTGTATGATGCAAAACGGCTCCGGCAGCAACTGCTGGCAGGCGGGATTCCTGATGAGGACGCTGATGAAATCGCCGATGGAAACTGGACTCTGCACGATGCGGCGCGACGAATATGCGTTTTGCAAACCGATCGCAGACTGACTCTGGCCGGACTTGATGGCGAACACATTCGCATCGTGAATGGACTTCCGAAGCAGATCGAACTTCTGACACTCAGTCCTGTCGGGAACGCCTGCGCTTTTGTGTCGGGGAACGACCTGTGGTCCGCCAACTTCGAAACCGGAAATGTACTGCGGCTGACTCAGGACTCAGGACCCGATATCCGAAACGGTAAAGCGGACTGGGTCTATTTCGAAGAAATTCTGAAACGGACATGGAAAGCATTCCGGTTCAGCCCGGATGGTCAGTCTCTGCTTTTTCAGCAGTTCGATGATACGAGTGTCCCGAACTTCTCCATCATTGATCACACCAATCCGGTACAAAATATCGAAACAGAACATTTTCCGGTGGCGGGGCAATGCAACCCGATGGTGCGTCTGGGAATCGTTTCCGTCAATGGTGGTTCTGTTTCCTGGGTAAAATCTCCACTTCATGACAGTTCGACTCTGATCACTCACTTCGGTTGGTATCCCGACAGCAGCCACGTTTACTGGTACGTCCAGAATCGCCGTCAGACGTGGCTGGACCTTGTTCGGACATCCACGAGCACCGGTTCAAGTAATACACTGCTGCGGGAACAAACTTCCGGCTGGGTCGAGCAACCGGGAGATCTCCACTTTTTGAGTGACCACAGTTTCCTGATGCTGAGCGAGCGTTCAGGCTGGAGACATATCGAACGTATTTCGGCTGATGCAGCGACTCGGCAACCACTCACATCCGGTCCGTGGGACGTCACCGGAATTCATGCCGTCAACGAGTCCAAAAATCAAGTCATCGTGACCGGAACCCGACGTTCACCGATCGCCGATGATCTGTACCGCGTCGATCTGGACGGAGGATCCCTCCTGCGTTTGTCACAGGAACCAGGTCACCATACTGTATCGGTGAACCCGTCCGGAAGCCTGCTGATCGATTCCTGGAGCAGCCACAGCCAGCGCAGATCTGTCGTGTTGCGCAATTCAGCAGGTCACGTTGTCCGACAAATCCATCGTGCCACACCGCCCGATGAATGGACTGAATTTGAATTCGGAAACGTGGGAATTGAGGATGTACCGCTCGCTGATCAAACGAGCGCAGCTGCGATCGTCGTCTCCCCTCCGGATTTTAATAAATCACGAGCACACCCGGTCTGGATCAGGATTTATGGTGGTCCGCGCAGCCCGCAGGTCTCAGATACCTGGCATGCCCGGCTGGACGACCACCTGCTGGCCGGTCACGGTATCGTCGTGATTCGGTTTGATCCAAGAACCGCAGGGGGGCACGGGGCCGCCGGTGCATGGAAGGCATATGGACAACTGGGCGTTGAAGAAACCCGCGACGTGGAATCGGTCTGTGAGTGGCTCGCGACACAATCATGGGCCGACCAAAATCGGATCGGCATGAGCGGACACAGTTACGGTGGATTCCTGACAAGTTACGTGATGACGCACAGCAATTGTCTGACAGCGGGCATTGCCGGATCTCCAGTCACGAACTGGGCCAACTATGATACCATCTACACGGAACGGTATATGGGAACCCCTCAGGAAAACCCGCACGGATACCGGAGATCGTCCGTTGTGGCGGCTGCAGGGAATCTGCATGGCCGTTTGCTGCTGGCTCACGGACTTCAGGACGACAATGTCCATCCGGCCAACACGTTTCAGCTGGTTCAAGCGCTGCAGAACGCAAACAGGACATTCGACCTGATGGTGTATCCGCGCGCCCGTCACGGAATTCATGACCAGCACTTTGAAACGCTCAAGTACAATTTCATACTGGAGTCACTGGGAATTTTTCCATTGCCACCGTAG
- a CDS encoding formylglycine-generating enzyme family protein, with protein sequence MKNQIIVFCCLSTTVLASDVIPGVVLEQPDSGRFVKTDQGFMLPYEMTIPGTDVVFALEPIPGGEITVGSDQRKYRVEPFWMGRFEVTWAEYKQFMGLYHVFKQFQINRRRTVNDDNEVDAVTAPTPLYEPTYTFEFGEDPHQPAVTVTQYAARQYTKWLSAITGLQYRLPSEAEWEHACRAGATTAYHFGKSADDLSDYGWFVGVSDQKGAQIVGQKKPNPWGLYDMHGNAAEWVLDGPDGSSVAEAGQILDASTEWVRTQMPDHRKVCGGSWELPAADCTCASRLLSVHTDWKFTDPNIPKSPWWFTDDPARGVGFRIIRALKSVNREQMEEYWKIDNESISWDVFDRIDEGRGVKGLVDRDLPQAIKDLTDGQ encoded by the coding sequence ATGAAAAACCAGATCATTGTGTTTTGCTGTTTGTCGACCACTGTGCTTGCGTCCGACGTGATTCCGGGGGTTGTGCTGGAGCAGCCTGATTCCGGGCGATTCGTGAAGACGGATCAGGGGTTCATGTTGCCATATGAAATGACAATTCCTGGTACGGATGTTGTCTTTGCTCTGGAACCGATTCCTGGCGGTGAAATCACGGTAGGATCGGATCAGCGTAAATACCGTGTCGAGCCGTTCTGGATGGGGCGATTCGAAGTAACATGGGCTGAATATAAACAATTCATGGGGCTGTACCATGTGTTTAAGCAGTTTCAGATCAATCGCCGGCGAACGGTGAATGATGATAATGAAGTCGATGCCGTTACGGCTCCAACACCACTTTACGAACCAACATACACGTTTGAATTTGGTGAAGACCCGCATCAGCCGGCTGTTACGGTCACACAGTACGCCGCAAGACAGTACACCAAATGGTTGTCCGCAATTACGGGACTGCAGTACCGACTGCCGTCGGAGGCCGAATGGGAACATGCCTGCCGGGCCGGTGCAACGACAGCCTACCATTTCGGAAAGTCTGCCGACGATCTGTCAGACTATGGCTGGTTCGTGGGGGTGTCAGATCAGAAGGGAGCTCAGATCGTCGGTCAAAAGAAGCCAAATCCATGGGGGTTATATGACATGCACGGCAATGCAGCCGAGTGGGTGCTGGACGGTCCAGACGGATCCTCTGTTGCAGAGGCCGGTCAGATTCTGGACGCCTCGACGGAATGGGTGCGGACACAGATGCCGGATCACCGCAAAGTCTGCGGCGGAAGCTGGGAACTGCCCGCAGCTGACTGCACCTGTGCGTCCCGTTTGCTGTCGGTTCATACAGACTGGAAGTTTACGGATCCGAATATTCCTAAGAGTCCCTGGTGGTTCACCGATGATCCGGCCCGCGGTGTTGGGTTTCGAATCATTCGCGCCCTGAAGTCGGTCAACCGGGAGCAAATGGAGGAGTACTGGAAGATCGACAATGAATCGATCAGCTGGGATGTGTTTGATCGAATTGACGAAGGGCGAGGTGTCAAAGGGCTTGTCGATCGGGATCTTCCACAGGCCATCAAAGATCTGACTGACGGGCAATAG
- a CDS encoding ThiF family adenylyltransferase, protein MEDLARYQKQMLFSGIQETGQMQLRNSQVLQVGCGALGCVVADHLVRAGIGLLRIVDRDFVELSNLQRQSLFTEQDVTDHLPKAIVAERRLKQVNSNVQIHAHVADVDYQNIRSFTEGVDLIIDGTDNFEIRYLINDASLEFEVPWIYTGCTGSTGQVMPVFPGRSGCLRCLIPDPPPPGSTETCDTAGVLGPAIGMTASLESAIALRILSGHSEDVPLQLSIVDAWNGSVRAMDVSALRDQQDCPACDRGERAFLSGSTASGSTVLCGRNAVQVSPSSKLSISLEELSHRLESAGVVTSNSFLVRVVLEESGMEVTVFPDGRAIIRGTEDSSAARAVYSRYIGV, encoded by the coding sequence ATGGAAGACCTTGCCCGCTATCAAAAGCAAATGTTGTTTTCCGGAATTCAGGAGACCGGACAGATGCAGCTGCGAAACAGTCAGGTTCTCCAGGTTGGCTGCGGTGCTCTCGGATGTGTTGTGGCAGATCATTTGGTTCGGGCAGGCATCGGATTATTGCGGATTGTCGATCGCGACTTTGTGGAGCTCAGCAATTTACAACGCCAGAGTCTCTTCACTGAACAGGATGTGACGGACCATCTGCCTAAAGCGATCGTTGCAGAGCGTCGTTTGAAGCAGGTGAATTCGAATGTACAGATCCACGCGCATGTGGCGGACGTCGACTATCAAAATATTCGCTCATTTACGGAGGGCGTTGATCTGATCATCGACGGTACCGATAATTTTGAGATCCGTTATCTGATCAATGATGCTTCACTGGAGTTCGAAGTTCCTTGGATCTATACAGGCTGCACAGGCAGTACGGGACAGGTGATGCCCGTTTTTCCTGGGCGATCGGGTTGCCTGAGATGCCTGATTCCTGACCCTCCACCACCTGGTTCCACTGAGACATGTGATACGGCCGGTGTCCTGGGTCCGGCAATCGGTATGACTGCCTCACTCGAATCGGCGATTGCCCTGCGGATTCTCAGCGGCCACTCCGAAGACGTTCCCTTACAGCTCAGTATAGTGGATGCCTGGAACGGGTCTGTGAGAGCGATGGATGTGTCGGCGCTGCGCGATCAGCAAGACTGTCCCGCCTGCGACCGTGGTGAACGGGCATTTCTTAGTGGATCGACTGCTTCCGGATCCACGGTCCTGTGTGGAAGGAATGCGGTTCAGGTTTCACCGTCTTCGAAATTGAGTATTTCCCTGGAAGAACTGTCACATCGACTGGAATCAGCCGGTGTGGTGACGTCCAATTCATTTCTGGTACGCGTCGTTCTGGAAGAGTCGGGTATGGAAGTCACGGTATTTCCGGATGGTCGGGCCATCATTCGCGGGACCGAAGATTCTTCGGCGGCTCGAGCAGTTTATTCGCGTTACATTGGGGTATAG